The nucleotide sequence GTCCTATGGATTAGATACTTGTGATTAGAGACTTACCTTTTTGTTTACATGTAACCTGTGTACAACCTATTAATAATTATGTGTGTAATTCATAGTATAAGAGAATTGGGAATCAAGATAATATACTATTAGTACAAACCCCTTACGTTTACGATATTATTAAGTATCACTATCTCTTTTATATTCTAAAATATCTCCTGGCTGACATTCTAAAGCCTTACAGATTGCTTCTAAAGTTGATAACCTTATAGCTTTTGCCTTTCCATTCTTTAGTATAGAAAGATTCGCCATGGTTATTCCAACCTTATCTGTAAGTTCCGTTACACTCATTTTTCTTTTAGCAAGCATAACATCAATATTAATTATAATCGCCATATTATTCACCTCACACTGTTAAATCATTTTCTGACTTTATATCTATAGCTTCTTGTAAAAGTCTTTGAAGAACAGCAGAGAATACTGATATTACCAATGAAGCAAATATAGGGACCATTCCAATTATTATAAGACCTGGTGCATCATCTTTATCTGCTAAAAGATAAACGAATGGCATTGTTGCCATATATAGGATACTGATTGCAATTGTACAGTGTTTTATATTGTTTAAGGC is from Clostridium acetobutylicum ATCC 824 and encodes:
- a CDS encoding helix-turn-helix domain-containing protein; translated protein: MAIIINIDVMLAKRKMSVTELTDKVGITMANLSILKNGKAKAIRLSTLEAICKALECQPGDILEYKRDSDT